The proteins below are encoded in one region of Desulfobacterales bacterium:
- a CDS encoding DUF2341 domain-containing protein, whose amino-acid sequence MQKFLIRRKILLLAVAAFFLLGTAQPLFAAFPTDWSYRKSHVINSAAGAGTDSGENVYLDGNCQADFGDVRFVSSDGVTELDYWMETGSLDPGVSAVFWVKVADDLGAANQTIYIYYGNTTGTVTTTSNGDNTFIFFDDFDGDLSTKWTVEKTLDGGFIAIQPGDFLRCGGGQTGGTFGHTSLGSSPAYDNFTDGAIEVRLKQSVNALGEIAYRGNYVPNAGTGYKGRFDCRTGNETPHMRPPYYNWAGFGTAVTRFGSGTNTWYRGSVTVTSSGGSYTHRIFKNDALMSTTTDTTYAGDGEIALQNHYGSFSDYDWVAVRNFVYPEPAHDAWGAESSLQADVSATKSVALSKDADGNGVITPGDTMQYNVKIYNTGNVVALGTELTDNLPAETTYTGSWTATNGTVTHNAGQISWTGSVTADPTGVIKTEITFDVTVNSGTSISTVVSNQGTVSYDSDNDGTNGPAADILTDGDPYTAGIQTTDFTVGGSAQATGTKTAALAVDADGNGVITPGDTLEYTIVITNMTGFVPIAAIEITDVIPPNTTYDDTFTPTVTDYEVTPGVPNPLNTDHTIEIFPPLPTGRYPEELVIKGIDIGPVADSPDNIVEIKFRVILDDPMAAGVTQISNQAVGFYDSDSDGTNDTYQGTDGDPGTLGNQPTVSDIYIGTISGTVFDDNGTGTGGIDGDGNQNGAEPGISDVTVTLYDYLIDSFYFYGDTITDSDGNFIFTELAPGDYDVRETDPDYYVSTTPNDVSVTLEDSPSTGDSEVVNYGDQVNGNADLEVVKHCTTVTPDGTNQLVFVITVTNDGPDPATNVALTDDLTSLISAGLSNIEYTLDGGARNSWTSPLTLGDMATYPDPSYSHTVRIYADVSETFSPTENTATVVSDIFDPATGDNTSSCTNQPCPGARRAMQFNPATNASVTVASAPSLQLTTSGTVEAWINVDEFQANSELISKGNTAETFNIGLCGGDSGDKFSGGTAQNIGFALYDTGDNQHLFIADDTLAARQWYHIACVWDLNASPQVLIYINGIEAAITTSSTGVSDVQATTEDLVIGFNQLTGGSFTGTMDEVRIWDEARTQARIRDTMCHKITDAESDYLDLVGNWRFDEQCGVVCNDASAYGNIGITNAERVCSEAPIGDDSAYDYNGSGAGGSFQVLNFASNLADNITVTEDGGDWDPSLDSCLHAYRVDIPPESVGQPLFWKSLGLAPHYWGVFKSGGTDPTYKVVYTYTGYPYTNEETFNLAFRNHNCESWKSANADQDKVNDLLTRAGFSGTEFILGQDVDPRNAIDFDGTDDYIEVSDTVTNGDLDLTTTGTIEAWVNISTHQANAGIIHKGDGTNDSYSLYMSGASNDQVYFTVDDGSTPNTINSTTTLKAGTWYHVAGTWNDGADTMTLYINGVQETTGSTVTAQETDNNLFIGVNQTGPNYFNGKIDEVRIWDVARNQDAIRDTMCKKVTSSDTGWSNLVGYWRFDEETNSVNCPDASGNGNDGTMTNFGTDGSTDILAARVCSSAPIGDDSAWDYYDGGPGTVSTQLAHLDGDYIFATENSGPWTEDFSGLQIYRVDEAPVYPPDIGTNPYPSAPSDPYPRSPNGLTPPIDPNNDLDFDDNWSSIDYSRYWGVFATDWGTAPPSYDVMYYYTGNPNVPDKADPSDPEAPQIGLAERPDYCFATWSDSGANWAFGTGRLELFNQDQNTPKKTNPEYVLGGKNQPLAISLISFTADPDADRECIDIAWETATEVETIGYYLWRSTSRDGEYERIEDSFVSAKSIDSTQGAKYAYRDCDIYLGDDMNYFYKLEEVDMDNTRDNPFYGPIGPVSEHGSADQVTSARNRSNSSGSSSTCFISILK is encoded by the coding sequence ATGCAAAAATTTTTAATTCGTCGAAAAATTTTACTATTGGCAGTTGCGGCCTTCTTTCTATTAGGTACAGCCCAACCTCTTTTTGCGGCTTTTCCCACGGACTGGTCCTATCGAAAAAGCCATGTCATCAATTCCGCCGCCGGCGCGGGGACGGATTCCGGGGAAAATGTGTATCTGGACGGCAATTGCCAGGCAGATTTCGGCGATGTCCGGTTTGTTTCCTCGGACGGTGTCACGGAACTGGATTATTGGATGGAAACCGGCAGTCTGGACCCCGGGGTCAGCGCGGTTTTCTGGGTCAAGGTGGCTGATGATCTGGGTGCGGCCAATCAAACTATTTATATTTATTATGGAAACACAACGGGAACCGTCACCACCACTTCGAATGGCGACAACACCTTTATTTTTTTCGATGACTTTGACGGGGATCTGTCGACGAAATGGACGGTTGAAAAAACCCTGGATGGCGGGTTTATCGCCATTCAACCCGGCGATTTTCTGCGATGCGGCGGCGGCCAGACAGGCGGGACATTTGGGCATACCTCTCTGGGATCATCGCCGGCCTACGACAATTTCACAGACGGCGCCATCGAAGTCCGGCTGAAACAATCCGTCAATGCATTGGGAGAAATTGCCTATCGCGGAAACTACGTTCCGAATGCCGGCACCGGCTATAAAGGTCGATTTGACTGCCGGACCGGCAATGAAACACCCCATATGCGACCACCGTATTATAATTGGGCAGGATTCGGGACTGCCGTCACCCGGTTCGGTAGCGGCACGAACACCTGGTACCGGGGGAGCGTGACGGTCACCTCTTCCGGCGGCTCTTACACCCACCGCATATTTAAAAACGACGCTCTGATGAGCACCACCACCGATACAACCTATGCCGGAGATGGTGAAATCGCCCTTCAAAACCATTATGGGTCTTTTTCGGATTACGACTGGGTAGCGGTGCGGAATTTCGTGTATCCGGAGCCGGCCCATGACGCCTGGGGGGCGGAATCTTCTCTCCAGGCGGATGTTTCGGCCACCAAAAGCGTGGCGTTGAGCAAGGATGCGGATGGAAACGGGGTCATCACCCCCGGAGACACCATGCAATACAATGTTAAAATTTACAACACCGGCAATGTGGTCGCACTGGGGACGGAGCTTACCGATAACCTCCCGGCCGAAACCACCTATACAGGTTCATGGACCGCCACAAACGGCACGGTGACTCACAACGCCGGGCAGATTTCATGGACCGGTTCTGTCACCGCGGATCCAACAGGCGTTATAAAGACCGAGATCACCTTTGATGTGACTGTCAACAGTGGAACATCTATATCGACCGTGGTTTCCAACCAGGGAACCGTGTCCTATGATTCCGACAATGACGGAACAAACGGCCCCGCTGCCGATATTCTCACGGATGGCGATCCCTATACGGCAGGCATCCAGACCACAGACTTCACCGTTGGCGGTTCAGCCCAGGCCACCGGCACCAAGACCGCCGCATTGGCCGTGGATGCGGATGGAAACGGGGTCATCACCCCCGGAGACACCCTGGAATATACCATCGTGATTACGAATATGACCGGGTTTGTTCCTATTGCCGCAATAGAGATTACGGACGTGATCCCGCCCAACACAACCTATGACGACACGTTTACTCCCACTGTCACAGACTATGAGGTAACGCCTGGTGTTCCTAACCCCCTAAACACAGACCACACCATTGAAATTTTTCCGCCTTTGCCAACAGGTCGTTATCCAGAGGAACTGGTCATCAAAGGCATTGATATCGGCCCGGTAGCTGATTCCCCGGACAATATTGTCGAAATTAAATTCAGGGTCATATTGGACGACCCAATGGCCGCTGGCGTGACCCAGATCAGCAACCAGGCCGTCGGGTTCTACGACAGCGATTCCGATGGAACCAATGATACCTATCAGGGGACGGATGGCGATCCGGGAACTTTAGGAAATCAGCCCACCGTCAGCGACATTTATATCGGCACAATTTCCGGAACCGTGTTTGATGATAATGGCACCGGCACTGGTGGCATTGACGGAGATGGCAACCAGAACGGCGCCGAGCCGGGGATATCCGATGTGACAGTGACTCTGTATGATTATTTGATTGATTCGTTTTATTTTTATGGAGACACCATAACCGATTCTGACGGGAACTTTATTTTTACGGAACTTGCACCCGGAGATTACGACGTGAGGGAAACCGATCCTGATTATTATGTGTCAACGACGCCCAACGATGTATCTGTCACATTAGAGGACTCACCTTCGACCGGCGACAGCGAGGTCGTTAATTACGGGGATCAGGTTAACGGAAATGCCGACCTGGAAGTCGTCAAACACTGCACAACCGTCACCCCGGACGGGACCAACCAGCTGGTTTTTGTGATCACGGTGACCAATGACGGACCCGATCCGGCAACCAACGTGGCGTTGACTGATGATCTTACATCCTTGATCAGCGCAGGGCTCAGCAATATCGAATATACCTTGGATGGCGGGGCACGCAACTCATGGACAAGCCCCCTGACATTAGGCGATATGGCGACATATCCGGACCCGTCCTATTCCCATACCGTCCGTATTTATGCGGATGTATCAGAGACATTTTCACCTACGGAAAACACGGCCACCGTGGTTTCTGATATTTTTGATCCCGCAACCGGGGACAACACATCTTCCTGCACAAACCAGCCTTGCCCGGGGGCACGGAGGGCAATGCAGTTTAACCCGGCGACCAATGCCAGCGTTACGGTCGCTTCCGCGCCTTCCCTTCAATTGACCACATCGGGTACGGTCGAAGCCTGGATAAATGTCGACGAATTCCAGGCCAATTCAGAATTAATCAGTAAGGGGAACACGGCTGAAACCTTTAATATCGGACTTTGCGGCGGCGATTCCGGAGATAAATTTTCCGGAGGCACCGCACAAAATATCGGCTTTGCCCTCTATGACACCGGCGACAACCAGCATCTATTTATTGCGGATGACACCCTTGCTGCCAGGCAATGGTATCACATTGCCTGCGTGTGGGATCTAAACGCGTCTCCACAGGTCTTGATTTATATCAACGGCATTGAAGCCGCCATCACCACCAGCTCCACAGGCGTTTCTGATGTCCAGGCCACCACCGAAGATCTGGTCATCGGTTTCAACCAGCTGACAGGCGGAAGCTTTACCGGCACCATGGACGAGGTTCGGATCTGGGATGAGGCCAGAACCCAGGCCCGGATAAGGGACACCATGTGCCATAAAATCACGGACGCGGAATCCGACTACCTCGATCTTGTGGGCAACTGGCGGTTTGACGAACAGTGCGGTGTTGTCTGCAACGACGCTTCCGCGTATGGGAATATCGGCATCACCAATGCCGAGCGGGTCTGCTCTGAAGCGCCCATTGGCGATGACAGCGCTTATGATTATAATGGAAGCGGTGCCGGCGGAAGCTTTCAGGTATTGAATTTTGCTTCAAACTTAGCAGACAATATAACGGTGACCGAAGACGGCGGTGACTGGGATCCGTCACTGGATTCCTGCCTCCATGCCTACCGGGTGGATATCCCCCCGGAAAGTGTGGGCCAACCGTTATTCTGGAAAAGCCTGGGATTGGCTCCCCATTACTGGGGCGTTTTCAAATCCGGCGGTACTGATCCGACCTATAAAGTGGTTTACACTTATACCGGCTATCCATACACCAATGAAGAAACCTTTAATCTGGCATTTCGCAACCACAACTGTGAATCCTGGAAAAGCGCCAATGCGGATCAGGATAAAGTTAACGACCTTCTGACCCGGGCCGGATTCAGCGGCACGGAATTCATCCTGGGCCAGGATGTGGATCCGAGAAATGCCATTGATTTCGACGGGACGGATGATTACATAGAGGTCAGCGACACGGTAACCAATGGCGATCTTGATCTCACCACTACCGGAACCATAGAAGCATGGGTGAATATTTCAACACATCAGGCCAACGCGGGCATTATTCATAAAGGCGATGGCACAAATGATTCCTATTCCCTCTACATGAGCGGCGCTTCCAATGATCAAGTATACTTTACTGTTGATGACGGATCAACGCCTAACACGATCAACAGTACCACCACACTAAAAGCAGGTACCTGGTATCATGTTGCCGGAACTTGGAACGATGGTGCGGACACGATGACGCTTTATATCAATGGGGTTCAGGAAACAACAGGCTCCACAGTTACTGCTCAGGAGACGGATAATAATCTTTTCATTGGGGTTAACCAGACAGGGCCGAATTATTTTAACGGCAAAATCGATGAAGTCCGTATCTGGGACGTTGCCAGAAATCAGGATGCAATTCGCGACACTATGTGCAAAAAAGTTACCAGCAGCGACACCGGATGGTCCAATCTTGTGGGCTACTGGCGATTTGACGAGGAAACCAACAGCGTCAACTGCCCGGACGCATCCGGCAATGGAAACGACGGCACGATGACGAATTTCGGCACCGACGGCAGCACTGATATTCTGGCGGCCCGGGTCTGCTCTTCCGCCCCCATTGGTGATGACAGCGCATGGGATTATTACGATGGCGGACCGGGGACGGTTTCCACCCAACTGGCCCATCTAGATGGCGATTATATATTCGCCACAGAAAACAGCGGGCCTTGGACGGAGGATTTCTCGGGTCTCCAAATCTACCGTGTCGACGAAGCACCGGTTTACCCGCCGGATATCGGAACGAATCCCTACCCCAGCGCACCAAGTGATCCTTATCCCAGGTCTCCGAATGGCCTGACCCCGCCGATAGACCCCAATAATGATTTAGATTTTGATGATAATTGGTCTTCTATTGATTATTCTCGGTACTGGGGTGTATTTGCTACTGACTGGGGAACAGCCCCTCCGAGTTATGATGTCATGTATTATTACACGGGCAATCCCAATGTTCCGGATAAAGCGGATCCGTCTGATCCTGAAGCTCCTCAGATCGGTCTGGCTGAACGGCCAGATTATTGTTTCGCAACATGGTCGGATTCCGGTGCGAATTGGGCTTTTGGTACCGGACGCCTGGAGTTGTTCAACCAGGATCAAAACACACCAAAAAAGACAAATCCGGAATATGTCCTTGGGGGTAAAAACCAACCCTTGGCCATATCTCTTATCTCCTTTACCGCCGACCCTGATGCGGACAGGGAGTGCATAGACATTGCCTGGGAGACCGCCACCGAGGTTGAAACCATCGGGTATTATCTGTGGCGCAGCACGAGCCGGGACGGGGAATATGAAAGAATCGAGGACAGCTTTGTCAGCGCAAAATCCATCGATTCAACCCAGGGGGCCAAATACGCCTACCGGGACTGTGATATCTATCTGGGTGATGATATGAATTATTTCTATAAACTCGAAGAAGTGGATATGGACAACACCCGAGACAATCCGTTTTACGGCCCCATCGGCCCGGTTTCCGAACACGGCAGTGCTGATCAGGTGACAAGTGCCAGGAATCGCAGCAATAGTTCAGGCAGCAGCTCAACCTGCTTTATTTCCATACTGAAATAA
- a CDS encoding C25 family cysteine peptidase gives MVTVNSKSRQEAKIRKAIYFTLIFFLVLPLITYAAETDPRPNKTGLKIEIKKSGFYRITGQDLADAGVDPANIDPQTLRLFHLDTEAAVRVAASGGSSLQPSDVIEFYAGGLDNQFTGTDVYWLYWNGSEGKRISSVNGTITGTDKSLTKFNELLTFEENREIWTDTPGAPEADYWFWEKLTGRQTADYEIFAPTPAGNAAGAKLRIFLQGKAKTADSPVHETTISLNGQTLGTDTWTGNTAYTQVAEIPDGLLSPGRNTVTLESSGNTIDVIYVNRIEITYPRRLQASGSSLTFQMDTDTEEPVKLSGFNQENIRIFDITRPDGPRRVADISVTADGSRYSAAFTHPSGGKTYIALTPAALKTPHQITRRPKTDLKNASNGADYIIITSAELAPGLSKLAELRRRQGFRVETVSIEDIYNTFSFGRFDPAAIRDFLDYAYHNWQKPAPQFVLLAGDANIDYRDYIGTGKKNIVPVHLSATPELGLTPSDNWYAAVDGDDPIPDLYIGRIPGNTVETLRNIADKTVRYETGDFSPRQALFVADDDERIFETLNEDLIGYLPGGFSENRVYTRRYEDVRQATSDILEKIDTGMLLTNFMGHGDVTRWGAEPVGGGGESILDPGDLNQLSNLNRPTFVTALNCLNGYFGQSFNYSLAEEFVMAKDAGAVACYAPSGLSLQWEHENFGRNLFSRIFTEKTNIIGAAATEAKIDTFFQGGTEKILTVFNLIGDPATRLAIFRDPGEKVAAYTIKADAGIGGSISPSGEVPVFENADETFTIEAEEGYEVAEVIVDGASQGAITEYTFSDVTNDHEIRVEFQAAGSSDGGGGGGGCFIGSVSGVRF, from the coding sequence ATGGTCACCGTTAACAGTAAATCCCGCCAGGAGGCAAAAATTCGAAAAGCCATATATTTTACCCTGATTTTCTTTCTCGTGCTGCCGTTAATCACCTATGCCGCAGAAACGGACCCCCGCCCTAACAAGACCGGCCTAAAAATTGAAATTAAAAAAAGCGGATTCTACCGGATTACCGGCCAGGATTTGGCGGATGCCGGGGTTGATCCGGCAAACATCGACCCGCAAACCCTGCGCCTGTTTCATCTGGATACGGAAGCGGCCGTCCGGGTGGCGGCATCCGGCGGCAGTTCACTTCAACCTTCTGATGTGATTGAGTTTTATGCCGGGGGCCTTGATAATCAGTTTACCGGCACGGATGTTTATTGGCTTTATTGGAACGGATCGGAAGGTAAACGAATTTCTTCGGTGAACGGGACCATTACGGGCACAGATAAGTCCCTCACGAAATTCAATGAACTTTTAACCTTTGAAGAAAACCGTGAGATCTGGACGGATACCCCGGGCGCGCCGGAGGCTGACTACTGGTTCTGGGAGAAGCTCACCGGTCGGCAAACGGCTGATTATGAAATTTTTGCCCCGACCCCGGCCGGAAACGCGGCCGGTGCAAAATTACGGATTTTCTTACAAGGAAAGGCCAAAACCGCGGACTCGCCGGTGCATGAAACCACCATTTCCTTGAACGGGCAAACCCTTGGCACGGATACCTGGACCGGCAACACCGCTTATACCCAAGTCGCTGAAATTCCCGACGGCCTGCTTTCGCCCGGCCGCAATACGGTAACCCTTGAATCAAGCGGAAACACCATTGACGTGATCTATGTCAACCGGATTGAAATCACCTACCCCAGGCGGCTGCAGGCCTCTGGCAGCAGCTTGACCTTTCAGATGGATACAGACACCGAAGAGCCGGTCAAACTATCCGGATTCAACCAGGAGAATATCCGGATTTTTGATATCACGCGGCCTGATGGTCCCCGGCGGGTGGCCGATATTTCGGTGACGGCGGACGGCAGCCGGTACAGCGCTGCATTTACCCATCCATCCGGCGGCAAAACCTACATTGCACTGACGCCGGCGGCATTAAAAACCCCGCACCAAATCACCCGCCGCCCCAAAACCGACCTGAAAAACGCTTCAAACGGGGCGGATTACATTATTATTACCTCGGCCGAGCTGGCACCGGGGCTTTCCAAGCTGGCGGAGCTCCGGCGGCGGCAGGGCTTTCGGGTGGAAACCGTGTCAATTGAAGATATTTACAATACCTTCAGCTTCGGCCGCTTCGATCCGGCGGCGATCCGGGACTTTCTGGATTATGCGTATCACAACTGGCAGAAGCCGGCCCCGCAGTTCGTCCTTTTGGCAGGGGATGCCAATATTGATTACCGCGATTATATCGGCACCGGCAAAAAAAATATTGTGCCGGTGCATTTGAGCGCCACCCCGGAGCTGGGGCTGACCCCGTCGGATAACTGGTATGCCGCGGTGGACGGCGATGACCCGATTCCGGATCTGTATATCGGCCGGATTCCCGGCAATACGGTTGAAACGCTGCGAAATATTGCCGACAAAACCGTCCGGTATGAAACCGGCGATTTTTCCCCCAGACAGGCGCTTTTTGTGGCAGATGATGACGAGCGGATATTCGAGACCCTCAATGAGGATCTGATCGGCTATCTGCCCGGTGGCTTTAGCGAAAACCGGGTTTACACCCGGCGCTACGAGGACGTCAGGCAAGCCACTTCCGATATTCTGGAAAAGATCGATACCGGCATGCTGCTTACCAACTTTATGGGCCACGGGGATGTGACCCGCTGGGGGGCGGAACCTGTCGGCGGGGGCGGGGAGTCCATCCTGGACCCCGGCGATTTAAACCAGCTCTCCAATCTCAACCGCCCCACATTTGTCACCGCGCTTAACTGCTTAAACGGCTATTTTGGCCAGTCCTTTAATTACAGCCTGGCCGAAGAATTTGTCATGGCCAAAGACGCCGGGGCTGTGGCCTGCTATGCGCCGAGCGGGCTCTCCCTTCAGTGGGAGCATGAAAATTTCGGGAGAAACCTCTTTTCCCGCATATTTACCGAAAAGACCAACATTATCGGTGCGGCCGCAACAGAAGCCAAGATCGATACCTTTTTCCAGGGCGGGACGGAAAAGATCCTCACGGTTTTTAACCTGATCGGCGACCCGGCCACCCGCCTGGCGATCTTCCGGGATCCGGGGGAAAAGGTCGCGGCCTATACCATTAAGGCTGATGCCGGCATCGGCGGCAGTATCTCACCCTCAGGCGAGGTGCCGGTGTTTGAAAATGCGGATGAAACGTTTACCATAGAGGCCGAAGAGGGCTATGAAGTGGCGGAAGTCATCGTGGACGGGGCTTCTCAGGGGGCAATCACCGAATACACATTCAGCGACGTAACCAATGACCATGAGATCCGGGTCGAATTCCAGGCGGCCGGGTCTTCGGATGGCGGGGGTGGCGGCGGCGGGTGTTTTATTGGATCGGTTTCAGGTGTTAGGTTTTAG
- a CDS encoding long-chain-fatty-acid--CoA ligase has protein sequence MADIIKGFPSTSQNDYQLNVINILRQAVKSYARQEIVAQTHSGIIRTTYEETYERVKRLGNALKGLGAGVGDRIGVLDWNSHRHFEAYYGVPGIGAVVLLLNLRLPPNDLSYIINHAETSFILVDETLIPIAEAVADSCPTVKGYIILTDKDLSDIQTKLSPVYSYEELLKDADTDIKWPVMDETSASGACYTTGTTGKPKGVYYSHRDTYLHAAGISVNAAVSFHDCYYQLVPMFHAMGWGTPYGIPLVGAKLVLPGMYNVADLGSLAKLLVDEKVTVTAGAPALFMPMLEYIKKLDQKPDMTGARMLCGASEPPLSMMKGYHDLTGAEIVHAYGATETSPLVTLNRIKPWLLDEISDEEKWDLMRKQGYPVVGVDLKIVNEKDEALPHDGKSVGEVLIRGPWITASYYNAPETADQFTEDGYWRSGDAGTIDPEGYLKITDRVKDVIKSGGEWISSVDMENEIIAHEAVLESLVTGLPHPQWEERPIALVVLHEGFADKITEDDIKTHLLNKFAKWQLPDRVLFVDEIPKTSVGKLNKKEVREQYKEFYVK, from the coding sequence ATGGCAGACATCATCAAGGGCTTTCCATCAACCTCGCAGAACGATTATCAGTTAAACGTCATCAACATCCTGCGCCAGGCGGTTAAATCCTACGCCAGGCAGGAAATCGTGGCCCAGACCCACTCCGGCATTATCCGCACCACCTATGAGGAGACCTATGAACGGGTGAAACGGCTGGGTAACGCCCTCAAAGGTTTGGGCGCAGGGGTGGGCGACCGCATCGGGGTGCTGGACTGGAACTCCCATCGCCACTTTGAAGCCTATTACGGCGTGCCCGGCATCGGCGCGGTGGTGCTTCTCTTGAACCTCCGGCTGCCGCCCAATGATCTGAGCTATATCATAAACCACGCGGAAACGAGTTTTATCCTGGTGGATGAAACCCTGATCCCGATTGCCGAGGCGGTGGCGGATTCATGCCCCACGGTCAAAGGCTACATCATCCTTACAGACAAAGATTTGTCCGACATTCAAACCAAGCTTTCGCCGGTCTACAGCTACGAGGAACTGCTGAAGGATGCGGATACGGACATCAAATGGCCGGTTATGGATGAAACATCCGCCTCAGGCGCCTGTTACACCACGGGCACCACGGGCAAGCCCAAGGGCGTCTATTATTCCCACCGGGATACCTATCTGCATGCCGCGGGCATTTCGGTGAATGCGGCGGTCTCCTTTCACGACTGCTATTACCAGCTGGTGCCCATGTTTCATGCCATGGGCTGGGGCACCCCCTACGGCATTCCCTTGGTCGGCGCCAAGCTCGTGCTCCCCGGTATGTATAATGTGGCGGATCTGGGGAGCCTGGCCAAGCTTTTGGTGGATGAGAAGGTGACGGTTACGGCCGGCGCGCCCGCGCTTTTCATGCCCATGCTCGAATACATCAAAAAGCTCGACCAAAAACCCGATATGACCGGCGCCCGGATGCTCTGCGGCGCCTCCGAGCCGCCGCTATCCATGATGAAGGGCTATCATGACCTCACCGGTGCGGAGATCGTCCATGCCTACGGCGCCACCGAGACCTCGCCCCTGGTCACCCTGAACCGGATCAAGCCCTGGCTCCTGGATGAAATATCCGATGAAGAAAAATGGGATCTCATGCGAAAACAGGGCTATCCGGTGGTGGGCGTTGATCTTAAAATCGTTAATGAAAAGGATGAGGCCCTGCCCCATGACGGCAAATCCGTGGGCGAAGTCCTGATCCGGGGGCCCTGGATTACGGCCAGTTATTACAATGCCCCGGAAACCGCGGACCAGTTCACCGAAGACGGGTACTGGCGAAGCGGAGATGCGGGCACCATTGATCCGGAGGGGTATTTGAAGATTACCGACCGGGTAAAGGACGTGATCAAAAGCGGGGGCGAATGGATCTCCTCGGTGGACATGGAAAACGAGATCATCGCCCATGAAGCGGTGCTTGAATCGTTGGTCACGGGCCTTCCGCACCCCCAATGGGAGGAGCGGCCGATCGCCCTGGTCGTCCTTCATGAGGGGTTTGCCGATAAAATCACCGAAGATGACATCAAAACGCATCTGTTGAATAAATTCGCCAAATGGCAGCTGCCGGACCGGGTGTTGTTTGTGGATGAAATCCCCAAAACGAGCGTGGGCAAGCTGAATAAAAAGGAAGTGCGCGAGCAGTATAAGGAATTTTATGTAAAGTAA
- a CDS encoding radical SAM protein — MHYEGFIIRPPSEANSILLQVTVGCSHNKCTFCGTYKDKRFKIKSDDVILEDIAYAAKHCKNQDRLFICDGDALIVPQKRLLKILKEIETQLPWVKRVGTYANTKGIKMKTDEELRELKAHGLKIAYLGLESGDDVTLKNIRKGASAQTMIDMGRKIRAAGIQLSITVLLGLAGRDHSQVHAKETGKVLSAIDPEFVGALSLMLIPGTPLHDDYEAGRFELPDAAEMLAELRTMFAHTDLSDGLFHANHASNYLPIRAKLPEDKEKTIQLIDSALDGKVSLKPEFLRAL, encoded by the coding sequence ATGCACTATGAAGGATTTATTATCCGGCCGCCCAGCGAGGCCAACAGTATTCTCTTGCAGGTCACCGTGGGCTGCTCGCATAATAAATGCACATTCTGCGGCACTTACAAGGACAAACGGTTTAAGATCAAATCCGACGATGTCATCTTGGAGGACATCGCCTATGCCGCCAAGCACTGCAAAAACCAGGACCGCCTGTTTATCTGCGACGGCGACGCCCTGATCGTGCCGCAGAAGCGGCTGCTCAAAATTTTAAAGGAAATCGAGACCCAGCTGCCCTGGGTCAAGCGCGTGGGTACCTATGCCAACACCAAGGGCATAAAGATGAAAACCGATGAAGAGCTCCGGGAGCTTAAGGCGCACGGCTTAAAAATCGCCTATTTGGGGCTTGAGTCCGGCGATGATGTGACGCTTAAAAATATCCGCAAAGGCGCCTCCGCCCAGACCATGATCGATATGGGCAGAAAAATCCGGGCAGCAGGAATACAGCTCTCCATCACCGTACTTCTGGGCCTTGCCGGCCGGGATCACTCCCAGGTACATGCGAAAGAAACCGGCAAGGTGCTGTCTGCCATAGATCCGGAATTCGTGGGCGCATTGAGCCTCATGCTGATTCCCGGCACGCCGCTTCATGATGATTATGAAGCCGGCCGGTTTGAACTGCCCGATGCCGCGGAAATGCTGGCCGAGCTTCGAACCATGTTTGCGCATACAGACCTCTCGGACGGCCTGTTCCATGCCAACCATGCATCCAACTACCTGCCCATCCGGGCCAAACTGCCCGAGGATAAAGAGAAAACCATCCAGTTGATCGATTCCGCGCTTGACGGCAAGGTATCCCTGAAACCCGAATTTTTAAGAGCGTTATAA